In Aridibaculum aurantiacum, the following proteins share a genomic window:
- a CDS encoding DUF4861 domain-containing protein codes for MLKAFSIGLITTVTLLIGCTGSRINSSQQVQRIVVSNSSSIALVDKPVAVNRASLRNVSAGQFPLLLSAAKDTIPVQLDDVDGDNQWDELFFVANLPANSSTTFTLQWTGVQPVYKPRTSVRFGKRMKATEPVQPASSEVVHRRDLPKSIGFQRYQTDGPTWENDKVGFRHYLDGRNAKDVFGKLVPEISPEDVGINAKGEVEDNYHVMEKWGRDILAVGNSVGIGGVALVQGDQLFRLGVTVDDSVNNVAQTHFNILTEGPVRSMMKFRYEHWTPAAGRHYDLQETVSITPGMYAYKNTVVVSNLEGGEELGIGIVKINTGKDPLVVPVGNDWVALVSHDKHSYNKEWWLGLALIVPAKAYNGFIRAPKTGKLSNTFLAKLKVTNGAPVTYYSVAGWELSDAGFKEEAYFKNYVVQLAQQLAAEIKVSVK; via the coding sequence ATGCTGAAAGCATTTTCTATTGGTTTGATTACAACGGTCACATTGTTGATTGGTTGCACTGGTAGCCGCATAAACAGCAGCCAACAGGTACAAAGGATCGTTGTCAGTAATTCCTCTTCCATTGCTTTGGTTGATAAACCAGTGGCCGTTAACAGGGCCAGCTTACGTAATGTTTCTGCAGGACAATTCCCGCTGTTGTTATCAGCTGCAAAAGATACCATTCCCGTACAACTGGACGACGTGGATGGAGACAATCAATGGGATGAATTGTTTTTCGTAGCGAATCTTCCGGCTAACAGCAGCACTACTTTCACATTGCAATGGACGGGAGTGCAGCCGGTTTATAAGCCACGTACAAGTGTACGCTTTGGAAAACGCATGAAAGCAACAGAGCCTGTTCAACCTGCTTCAAGCGAAGTAGTGCATAGACGCGATCTGCCAAAGAGCATCGGCTTCCAGCGTTATCAAACAGATGGTCCTACATGGGAGAATGATAAAGTAGGTTTTCGCCACTACCTGGACGGAAGAAATGCGAAAGATGTATTTGGAAAATTGGTACCTGAAATTTCGCCAGAGGATGTAGGCATCAATGCAAAGGGTGAAGTAGAAGACAATTACCATGTAATGGAAAAGTGGGGGAGAGATATACTGGCTGTAGGCAACTCTGTTGGTATAGGTGGTGTTGCTTTGGTTCAAGGCGACCAGTTGTTTCGCTTGGGTGTAACTGTTGATGATTCAGTAAATAATGTGGCGCAAACGCATTTCAATATCCTTACCGAAGGCCCTGTACGATCTATGATGAAGTTCAGGTACGAACATTGGACACCTGCAGCAGGCAGGCATTATGACCTGCAGGAAACAGTGAGCATAACGCCTGGCATGTACGCCTATAAGAATACGGTTGTTGTATCCAACTTAGAAGGTGGTGAAGAGTTAGGAATAGGTATAGTGAAGATCAACACTGGGAAGGATCCATTGGTAGTGCCTGTTGGTAATGATTGGGTGGCGCTGGTTTCGCATGATAAGCATAGCTACAACAAAGAGTGGTGGCTCGGCCTTGCGCTTATTGTACCTGCCAAGGCTTATAATGGATTTATACGTGCTCCAAAGACGGGTAAACTATCCAATACATTTTTAGCGAAATTGAAAGTGACCAATGGAGCGCCAGTTACTTATTATTCAGTTGCAGGCTGGGAGCTAAGCGACGCAGGTTTTAAAGAAGAAGCATATTTTAAGAACTACGTGGTGCAATTAGCACAACAGCTAGCTGCTGAAATAAAAGTTTCAGTTAAGTAA
- a CDS encoding PKD domain-containing protein, with protein sequence MKIVSYLLLFIFILPGISIHAQDDRSYKIFKFPANAIPTIDGKKSDWDIVPESYTVGMDQLWDDSKKHVNANPKNLDVKVKVGWVKGMNRLYFLYEAFDDYWDFSLTDLHNDIFEIVVDGDQSGGPLIDRFHPNKTLSPMDAYFSFHGVHAQNYHIFTPAVGKDWALAWGSQPWIKDLPYANAAYDYNFKPGDSGRLVLEFWITPFDYAGAEGPSRAVESVLHENKNIGMSWAIIDYDDVNAKGNNGFWNLSKEHTMYGNASYLLPFKLMPLEPQFKKPIEAQWSFKVVDMNRRLVSFIDESGGAITSWKWDFGDGKTSTEQHPTHVYDKAGLYIVTLWVEGPAGKSRMAKVWDVAVK encoded by the coding sequence ATGAAAATCGTTTCTTACCTATTGCTGTTCATTTTCATTTTACCTGGTATAAGTATTCATGCGCAGGATGATCGCAGTTATAAAATATTCAAATTTCCTGCTAATGCTATACCCACCATTGATGGTAAAAAATCTGACTGGGATATAGTGCCGGAGAGCTATACCGTTGGCATGGATCAACTGTGGGATGATAGTAAAAAGCATGTGAATGCAAACCCAAAGAACCTGGATGTGAAGGTGAAAGTAGGTTGGGTGAAAGGCATGAACAGGTTGTACTTTTTGTATGAAGCGTTTGATGATTATTGGGATTTTTCTTTGACAGATCTGCACAATGATATTTTTGAAATAGTAGTAGATGGAGATCAATCAGGCGGACCACTTATTGATCGTTTTCACCCAAACAAAACGCTCAGCCCGATGGATGCTTACTTTTCATTTCATGGTGTGCATGCGCAGAACTACCACATTTTTACACCAGCTGTAGGCAAGGATTGGGCGCTGGCGTGGGGCAGCCAGCCGTGGATAAAAGATCTGCCTTATGCCAATGCTGCTTACGATTACAACTTTAAGCCAGGCGACTCTGGGCGGCTGGTGCTCGAGTTTTGGATCACGCCTTTTGATTATGCAGGGGCTGAAGGTCCCAGCCGTGCTGTAGAATCTGTCCTTCATGAGAACAAGAACATCGGCATGAGTTGGGCAATCATAGACTATGATGATGTGAATGCAAAAGGCAACAATGGCTTTTGGAATCTTTCAAAAGAACATACAATGTATGGCAATGCCTCTTACCTGTTGCCTTTTAAGCTGATGCCTTTGGAGCCACAGTTTAAGAAGCCAATAGAAGCGCAATGGTCATTTAAAGTTGTTGATATGAACCGCCGGCTTGTTTCTTTCATTGATGAATCAGGCGGCGCTATCACTTCCTGGAAATGGGATTTTGGTGATGGAAAAACTTCTACTGAACAACATCCGACACATGTATATGATAAAGCAGGTTTGTACATTGTAACGCTATGGGTGGAAGGTCCCGCTGGTAAATCGCGCATGGCTAAAGTTTGGGATGTGGCGGTAAAATAG
- a CDS encoding beta-galactosidase — protein sequence MKNLNSLLLAIIALVNLQRINAQSADRFFPKADLMTIGSYYYPEQWPRQYWERDIKKMAEVGFDFTHFGEFAWSFIEPEDGKFDFSWLDEAVELSHKNGIKVIMCTSTPTPPAWMVQKHPEILMVNAEGRTMQHGSRQHISWSSPVYKKYVERMVEAIGKHYGKDTRIWGWQLDNEPSHYGQYDYSPAAQISFRKWLQAKYKTVDKLNEAWGTAFWSIRYNNFEQVLIPNQKELIAQPSPHAVLDFKRFSADEANEFLGLQYNILRKHILPTQWITTNLMPEHVEVDPTRINSLDFVTYTKYLVAGYDKGTGPQGFRMGSATSIAFANDLFRSLNGTTGVMELQPGQVNWGKFNAQPLPGAVRMWIWHAFAGGNKFVCNYRFKQPLTGGEQYHYGIIGTDGVTPSTSGLEYIKVINEINTLKKHYDANATMPPAYKKRWTAVLYNPDNRWEMDNQPQTNQWDFMAHLKRYYVALKQFGAPVDVITEEKDFSNYPVMVAPAYQLLDANLVARWKQYVQNGGHLVLSSRTGQKDRTGKLWEMKWAEPIYDLIGAKVSFYDLLPDSVQGTIKAGTANYKWNNWADVLEPMAGTETWATYTNQYYAGKVAVTHRKMGRGTVTYVGPDTDDGALEKAVLARVYMQAGIAIEDYPEGVMVDWRDGFWVGVNYSGAAYNVAMPAKGKVLIGSKTMQPASVVVWKD from the coding sequence ATGAAGAATCTAAATAGCCTTTTACTCGCCATCATAGCATTGGTTAATCTTCAAAGAATAAATGCACAATCTGCAGATCGCTTTTTTCCTAAAGCAGACCTGATGACCATTGGCTCTTATTATTACCCTGAACAGTGGCCACGGCAATACTGGGAGCGGGATATAAAGAAGATGGCTGAAGTAGGTTTTGATTTTACACACTTCGGAGAATTTGCCTGGTCATTCATTGAGCCGGAAGATGGCAAGTTTGATTTCAGCTGGTTGGATGAAGCAGTTGAACTTTCTCATAAGAATGGGATCAAAGTGATCATGTGTACATCTACACCTACACCACCAGCATGGATGGTGCAAAAGCACCCTGAGATACTGATGGTAAATGCAGAAGGCAGAACCATGCAACATGGCTCGCGGCAGCATATATCATGGTCGAGCCCGGTATATAAAAAATACGTAGAACGCATGGTAGAAGCAATAGGAAAACATTATGGTAAAGACACGCGCATATGGGGCTGGCAGCTTGACAATGAGCCTTCGCATTACGGGCAATACGATTATAGCCCTGCTGCGCAAATAAGCTTTCGCAAATGGCTGCAGGCAAAGTATAAAACTGTTGACAAACTGAATGAAGCATGGGGCACTGCTTTCTGGAGCATACGGTACAACAACTTTGAGCAGGTGCTTATTCCAAATCAAAAAGAACTGATAGCACAACCAAGTCCCCATGCAGTATTAGACTTCAAACGTTTTTCAGCCGATGAAGCCAATGAATTTCTTGGGCTCCAGTACAACATTTTGCGCAAGCATATTTTGCCTACGCAATGGATCACAACCAACCTGATGCCTGAGCACGTAGAGGTTGATCCAACCAGGATTAATAGCCTCGATTTTGTTACCTACACTAAATATTTGGTTGCAGGCTACGACAAAGGCACCGGCCCGCAAGGTTTTAGAATGGGCTCTGCCACCAGTATTGCTTTTGCTAACGACCTGTTCCGCTCGTTGAATGGAACAACAGGGGTAATGGAGCTGCAACCGGGACAGGTTAACTGGGGTAAGTTCAATGCACAACCACTTCCCGGTGCAGTGCGTATGTGGATCTGGCACGCCTTCGCCGGAGGCAATAAGTTCGTATGTAACTATCGTTTCAAGCAACCGCTTACCGGTGGTGAACAATACCACTATGGAATCATAGGAACTGATGGTGTTACGCCTAGTACAAGTGGGTTGGAGTATATAAAAGTTATCAACGAAATCAACACGCTGAAGAAGCATTACGATGCCAATGCTACCATGCCACCAGCTTATAAAAAAAGGTGGACAGCTGTTTTATATAACCCGGACAACAGGTGGGAAATGGACAACCAGCCGCAGACAAATCAATGGGATTTTATGGCTCACCTGAAGCGGTATTATGTCGCACTCAAACAATTTGGTGCACCTGTTGATGTGATCACAGAAGAGAAGGATTTTTCAAATTATCCTGTTATGGTAGCGCCGGCTTATCAACTGCTGGATGCAAACCTTGTCGCTCGTTGGAAGCAATATGTGCAGAATGGTGGTCACCTTGTTTTATCAAGCCGCACCGGGCAAAAAGACAGGACAGGAAAGCTTTGGGAAATGAAATGGGCTGAACCTATCTATGATTTGATTGGAGCTAAAGTTTCTTTTTATGACCTGTTGCCTGATAGTGTACAGGGAACTATCAAAGCTGGTACGGCAAACTATAAATGGAACAACTGGGCAGATGTGCTAGAGCCTATGGCAGGTACAGAAACATGGGCTACCTATACCAATCAATATTATGCAGGTAAAGTGGCTGTAACGCATCGCAAGATGGGTAGAGGAACAGTTACTTATGTGGGTCCTGATACCGATGATGGCGCCCTTGAAAAAGCTGTTCTTGCAAGGGTATATATGCAGGCCGGAATTGCTATAGAAGATTATCCTGAAGGTGTGATGGTAGATTGGCGTGATGGCTTTTGGGTAGGCGTTAATTATTCAGGTGCTGCTTATAATGTGGCCATGCCAGCCAAAGGCAAAGTCCTCATTGGAAGTAAAACAATGCAGCCTGCAAGCGTGGTTGTTTGGAAGGATTAA
- a CDS encoding rhamnogalacturonidase — MKKPFIQVVLLLLAVFSLSTLSAQQQSSFQNIRSYGAVGDGKTLDTKAINDAIEAAVKAGGGTVFFPAGKYLSYSIRLKSNISLYLDQGSTIIAADSSDGGRYDAPDPGPGNKYQDYGHSHWHNSLIWGENLENVSILGPGTIWGKGLSRGFYRNEGWEKIGVNAGVFMWEGGANKAIALKLCRNVIMKDFTILNGGHFGILATGVDNLTIDNLKMDTNRDGIDIDCCQNVRVSNCTINSPYDDAICLKSSFALGYARPTQNVTITNCQVSGYDLGTLHNGTYQRKQFNQVPDQEGPTGRIKFGTESNGGFKNITISNCVFDYCRGLALETVDGGLLEDVTITNITMRDIVNSPFFLRLGGRMRGPKGVAIGKLRRVMISNVVVHNADSHFSTLISGLPNNEIEDVKFNNIRIYYRPIDSPAHTIQTTVPEYERSYPEPQKFGVLPAYGFFIRHVKNIELNNVEISFLGKETRAAFIMDDVNGASLFNVKAQKAGNAPLFNLKNVQQLQLDKVKGIPNRIITKTDKLTF; from the coding sequence ATGAAGAAACCTTTCATTCAAGTAGTGTTGCTGTTGCTAGCAGTATTCTCTTTATCTACTCTATCAGCACAACAACAAAGTTCATTTCAAAACATTCGTTCTTATGGTGCAGTAGGTGATGGTAAAACACTAGATACAAAAGCCATCAATGATGCGATAGAAGCAGCTGTGAAAGCAGGCGGAGGTACAGTGTTTTTTCCTGCAGGAAAATATCTCAGTTATTCCATTCGGCTTAAAAGCAACATCTCTTTATACCTCGACCAGGGCAGTACTATAATAGCAGCAGACTCAAGTGATGGTGGAAGGTACGATGCACCTGATCCCGGGCCGGGCAATAAGTATCAGGACTATGGACACAGCCATTGGCACAACAGCCTAATATGGGGCGAGAACCTGGAGAATGTTTCTATACTGGGACCTGGCACAATCTGGGGTAAAGGGCTTAGCCGTGGTTTTTACAGGAATGAAGGTTGGGAAAAAATAGGCGTGAACGCAGGTGTATTCATGTGGGAGGGAGGCGCTAATAAAGCCATTGCTTTAAAGCTTTGCCGCAACGTGATCATGAAAGATTTTACCATACTGAATGGCGGACATTTTGGTATACTGGCAACCGGTGTAGATAATCTTACCATTGATAACTTGAAGATGGATACCAACCGCGATGGTATAGATATAGACTGTTGCCAGAACGTTCGTGTTTCCAACTGCACCATAAATTCACCTTATGATGATGCAATATGTTTGAAAAGTTCTTTTGCACTTGGATATGCACGTCCTACACAAAATGTTACCATCACCAATTGCCAGGTAAGTGGATATGATTTGGGAACGCTGCACAATGGTACATACCAGCGCAAGCAATTCAACCAGGTGCCCGACCAGGAAGGACCAACAGGTCGTATAAAATTTGGAACTGAATCAAATGGAGGATTTAAGAACATCACGATCTCCAACTGCGTGTTTGATTATTGCCGCGGTCTTGCATTGGAAACAGTAGATGGAGGTTTACTGGAAGATGTAACCATTACCAACATCACCATGCGCGATATCGTAAATTCGCCTTTCTTTTTACGATTAGGTGGTAGAATGCGTGGACCAAAAGGTGTAGCCATAGGTAAGCTTCGCAGGGTAATGATCAGCAACGTAGTTGTACACAATGCAGACTCTCATTTTTCTACACTAATTTCTGGTTTGCCAAACAATGAAATAGAAGATGTAAAATTCAATAACATCCGGATTTACTACAGGCCTATTGACTCTCCTGCACATACTATTCAAACAACAGTACCTGAGTACGAGAGGAGCTATCCTGAGCCGCAAAAATTTGGTGTGCTACCTGCATATGGTTTCTTCATTCGCCATGTAAAAAATATAGAACTGAATAATGTAGAGATCTCTTTTTTAGGAAAAGAAACACGTGCTGCCTTCATTATGGATGATGTGAATGGCGCTTCGTTATTCAATGTAAAAGCACAGAAGGCAGGCAATGCTCCGTTGTTCAACCTAAAAAATGTACAGCAGTTGCAACTGGATAAGGTGAAGGGAATCCCTAACAGGATCATTACAAAAACCGACAAGCTAACCTTCTAA
- a CDS encoding RagB/SusD family protein, protein MKTIKIKKILLVTLLAASIVSCKKQFDQLPETQLDASQMYRDVYDANAAVIGLYGKFMSLSDRYIVLNELRADLMKFTMNADESLRQLSTHTVSADNPYANPRPFYELINNCNDVLKNFVIMRQKNTLGVDEFNQRYSDIACLRSFLYLQLGIHYGRVPYITQPLENLADLNDINRFPKLELPQLIDSLVEFTDAIPFKGDYPPAVGAAIGASLNVTLDGYPTSKFFINKRILLGDLHLWKGDYQKAATYYRQVMETATTGTVNDNYYTQYKNGWGTANMYISYGRAGDVSTLNYENGWGSWFFATDDRFNREIIWALPYDSRFKPANPLINLFSPVGGSYQVTASEEIMDNWNRQQQAAMTVSSSLTVGTAGIPFDARKLISVRNVSGQPTIMKFITNYVHPGSLTTINPFNKNGRWFLYRQAHLHLRFAEAANRAGYPKLAYALYNNGIPNVYQSPANTPDKTIWQNTLDLPAPFNFDARNGEIPYYRGEWYRNIGIRARANLINYSLSATSVADSISQNEIGLLNESALETAFEGNRWSDLLRIAIRRNDPSVIADKVYDRMRKDGVGDPAAVRAKLMTRDWFLPFKLQ, encoded by the coding sequence ATGAAGACAATCAAAATAAAGAAAATACTCCTCGTAACACTTTTAGCAGCAAGTATTGTTTCTTGTAAGAAACAGTTTGACCAGCTGCCTGAAACACAGTTGGACGCGTCTCAGATGTACAGGGATGTATACGATGCCAATGCTGCTGTTATTGGTTTGTACGGCAAGTTCATGAGCCTTTCTGACAGGTATATTGTGCTGAATGAACTGCGTGCCGACCTGATGAAGTTTACCATGAATGCTGATGAGAGCCTGCGCCAGTTGAGTACGCATACAGTAAGTGCAGATAATCCTTATGCAAACCCACGCCCGTTCTACGAGCTGATCAATAACTGTAATGACGTTCTGAAGAACTTCGTTATCATGCGCCAGAAGAATACTTTGGGTGTAGATGAATTTAACCAGCGTTATTCTGATATAGCTTGCCTGCGTTCGTTCCTATACCTGCAGTTGGGTATTCACTATGGCCGTGTACCGTACATTACGCAGCCGTTAGAAAACCTGGCTGACCTAAATGATATCAACCGTTTTCCTAAGCTTGAGCTGCCTCAGCTGATCGACTCATTGGTTGAATTCACTGATGCCATTCCTTTCAAAGGAGATTATCCTCCTGCTGTTGGTGCAGCTATAGGTGCATCATTGAACGTAACATTAGATGGTTATCCAACTTCTAAATTCTTCATCAACAAAAGAATTTTATTGGGTGACCTTCACCTATGGAAAGGTGATTACCAGAAAGCTGCAACTTATTACAGGCAGGTAATGGAAACCGCCACTACAGGTACAGTAAACGATAATTACTATACTCAGTATAAGAATGGTTGGGGTACAGCCAACATGTATATCAGTTATGGACGTGCCGGAGATGTAAGTACACTTAATTATGAGAATGGATGGGGATCATGGTTTTTTGCAACAGATGATAGGTTCAATAGAGAGATAATCTGGGCATTGCCTTATGATAGCAGGTTTAAGCCCGCTAATCCATTGATCAACTTGTTCTCACCAGTTGGTGGAAGTTACCAGGTTACAGCCTCTGAGGAGATCATGGATAACTGGAACAGGCAACAACAAGCTGCAATGACCGTTTCGTCTTCATTGACAGTGGGTACAGCCGGTATTCCTTTCGATGCACGAAAACTCATATCAGTAAGGAATGTTTCTGGTCAGCCTACTATCATGAAGTTCATTACTAACTATGTACATCCAGGATCCCTTACCACCATTAACCCGTTCAATAAAAATGGTCGTTGGTTCCTTTACAGGCAGGCCCATTTACATCTTCGTTTTGCAGAGGCTGCTAACAGGGCTGGTTATCCTAAACTAGCGTACGCTTTATATAACAATGGAATTCCAAATGTGTACCAGTCACCAGCCAATACACCAGATAAAACGATTTGGCAGAATACGCTTGATCTGCCGGCACCATTTAATTTTGATGCAAGGAACGGGGAGATACCTTACTACCGTGGCGAATGGTACCGCAACATTGGTATTCGTGCAAGGGCAAACCTGATTAACTATTCTTTAAGTGCTACAAGTGTGGCTGATAGTATTAGTCAAAATGAAATCGGCTTGTTAAACGAATCTGCATTAGAGACTGCATTTGAAGGTAATCGCTGGAGTGATCTTTTGAGGATTGCTATCAGGAGAAACGATCCATCTGTTATTGCTGATAAAGTTTACGATAGAATGAGAAAAGATGGTGTAGGTGACCCTGCTGCTGTAAGGGCAAAGCTGATGACCCGTGATTGGTTCCTGCCTTTCAAACTACAATAA
- a CDS encoding glycoside hydrolase family 43 protein yields the protein MYAQKLKKNQFNNPIAFQRADPHVWKTPDGIYYFIATVPEYDRIEIRSSKTINGIKEAQPVVVWRKHSKGIMGNHIWAPELHQIDGTWYIYFAAGSAEEKWKIRKYVLSNPSADPTKGEWKEEGQIYSKRDEFTLDATTFMHKGERYMLWVDRASTKVVNTGLYIAKMTSPTTLDVKQTIISEPQYAWELRGHKVNEAPAVIIRNGKVFVTFSASATDANYAIGLLWAHEDADLLDTASWHKLPEPVFYTNEGLKRFGPGHNSFIVAEDGKTDIMIYHARDYKEIKGEPLYDPNRHTRARVLKWTKDGMPDFGQDLDDNEMALKSSKLKKVKRQ from the coding sequence ATGTACGCTCAGAAGCTAAAGAAGAACCAATTCAACAATCCAATTGCCTTTCAGAGAGCGGATCCACATGTATGGAAAACGCCTGATGGGATTTATTACTTTATTGCGACGGTACCAGAATATGATCGTATTGAGATACGTAGTTCAAAAACCATCAATGGCATAAAGGAAGCGCAACCGGTAGTAGTTTGGCGCAAGCACTCAAAAGGTATCATGGGCAATCACATCTGGGCTCCCGAACTCCATCAGATAGATGGGACGTGGTACATTTATTTTGCTGCAGGGTCCGCTGAAGAAAAGTGGAAAATACGCAAATACGTCTTGTCCAATCCATCTGCAGATCCGACAAAAGGTGAATGGAAAGAGGAAGGTCAAATTTATAGTAAGAGAGATGAATTTACCCTTGATGCTACCACCTTCATGCATAAAGGAGAACGTTACATGCTGTGGGTAGATAGGGCATCCACTAAGGTGGTCAATACAGGCTTGTACATTGCAAAGATGACCAGTCCAACAACGCTTGACGTTAAGCAAACAATTATTTCTGAACCGCAATATGCATGGGAATTGCGAGGTCATAAAGTGAATGAAGCCCCTGCTGTAATAATTCGCAATGGAAAAGTATTTGTAACCTTCTCAGCTAGTGCCACTGATGCAAATTATGCCATAGGACTACTGTGGGCTCATGAGGATGCAGATCTTCTCGACACTGCATCATGGCACAAGTTGCCTGAGCCTGTTTTTTATACCAATGAAGGGCTTAAACGTTTTGGTCCGGGACACAATAGTTTTATAGTAGCTGAAGACGGTAAAACTGATATCATGATTTATCATGCCCGTGATTATAAAGAGATCAAAGGCGAACCGTTGTATGACCCTAATCGTCATACCCGAGCCAGGGTTTTAAAGTGGACTAAAGATGGCATGCCTGATTTTGGACAAGATTTAGACGACAACGAAATGGCTTTAAAATCCAGTAAGCTTAAAAAAGTAAAAAGACAATAG
- a CDS encoding glycoside hydrolase family 88/105 protein, translating to MKVQKLLRSTLPSCRLFFAAAASILFVFYSRAQVKTNDVTTPLHLLKPDYKIPYGAPAIDTVKKVLDRVYTYLDEVTPAQLIDRRTNQNIYNFSSIDTNTVLKQGDFRLTSYEWGVTYSAMLLVGEATGDERYTNYTRERVNFLANAYPHFKELNAKFPKANNPLRQPVSPHALDDAGAVAASMIKTLQVGGNAGIRPLVNHLVDYVYTKEFRLPDGTLARNRPQPNTIWLDDLYMSVPAIAQMGKLTGDKKYYDDAVKQILLFSKRMFNKDNNLYMHGWVQEMKEHPQYHWARANGWAIMAMVELLDVLPTTHPGYKPVLQQLQLHAKGLKAYQSGEGFWHQLIDKNDSYLETSATAIYAYCFARAINKGWIDAKAYAPAAILAWNAVATKVNDRGQVEGTCVGTGMAFDPAFYYYRPINVYAAHGYGPVLLAGGEIITLLKNYIFEINDSSLQLKNKANK from the coding sequence ATGAAAGTTCAAAAACTTCTTCGTTCAACTTTACCTTCTTGTCGTTTATTTTTTGCAGCTGCAGCTTCTATACTTTTCGTTTTCTATTCCCGGGCGCAGGTAAAAACAAATGATGTTACTACACCACTTCATTTACTGAAGCCGGATTATAAAATACCGTACGGCGCACCTGCCATTGATACAGTTAAAAAGGTACTTGACAGGGTTTATACTTACCTGGATGAAGTAACACCTGCACAATTGATAGATCGCCGTACCAATCAAAATATTTACAACTTCAGCAGCATTGATACGAACACTGTTTTAAAGCAGGGGGATTTCAGGCTTACCAGCTACGAGTGGGGTGTTACCTATTCGGCTATGTTGCTGGTAGGCGAAGCAACCGGTGATGAACGCTACACCAACTACACAAGAGAGCGTGTAAATTTTCTTGCTAATGCGTACCCGCACTTTAAGGAGCTAAATGCAAAATTTCCAAAAGCAAATAATCCATTGCGCCAGCCGGTAAGCCCGCATGCACTAGACGATGCAGGTGCCGTTGCTGCTTCTATGATCAAAACGTTGCAGGTTGGTGGCAATGCAGGGATCAGGCCACTGGTCAATCATTTGGTGGATTATGTATATACAAAGGAATTTCGTTTACCCGATGGTACATTGGCAAGAAATCGTCCGCAGCCAAATACCATCTGGCTGGATGACCTGTATATGAGTGTGCCTGCCATTGCACAAATGGGCAAGCTTACCGGTGATAAAAAATATTATGATGATGCAGTGAAGCAAATACTGCTTTTTTCTAAAAGGATGTTCAATAAAGACAACAACCTGTACATGCATGGTTGGGTGCAGGAAATGAAAGAACATCCGCAGTATCATTGGGCACGTGCCAATGGTTGGGCTATTATGGCAATGGTTGAATTACTGGATGTTTTACCAACTACACATCCTGGATATAAACCAGTTTTGCAACAATTGCAACTGCATGCTAAAGGTTTGAAAGCTTACCAATCAGGTGAAGGTTTTTGGCACCAATTGATCGATAAGAATGATAGCTATCTGGAAACATCTGCCACTGCTATTTATGCTTATTGTTTTGCAAGAGCCATCAACAAAGGTTGGATAGACGCCAAAGCTTATGCACCTGCTGCTATATTAGCTTGGAATGCTGTTGCAACCAAAGTAAATGATCGCGGACAGGTGGAAGGTACTTGTGTAGGAACAGGAATGGCTTTCGATCCCGCTTTCTATTACTATCGTCCAATTAATGTTTATGCAGCACATGGTTATGGCCCGGTGCTGTTAGCAGGAGGTGAGATCATCACACTACTGAAGAATTATATTTTTGAAATAAACGATAGTTCATTACAATTGAAGAATAAGGCAAACAAGTGA